Genomic window (bacterium):
AGATACCACAGCTTTTTCCAGACTGAGAAGACCTTTCTTGCGCAACAGCGACTTCGCTTTTTCTTGAGCCTGATTCCACGCGGGGACGGTTGTTTCAAGCAGCTTTTCTCCTTTGGGAGTCGCAGCCAGACAGTTGCTCCTGCCGTCTTTGCCCGGCAAACTCCGCAACCAGCCGCGGTCCAGCATCCTGATCACGTCGCGGCTGAGCGTGGACTTATCCAGGTGCAGCGCCCGGCATATCGCCTGTTGCTCTGCCGTACCCATTCGGCACACAGCAACGAGAATGTTCAACTGACTCACGGTGATCCCAAAACTGCGAAATGCTTCGTTGTATAGCCTGGTCACCGCGCGATTCAGAAGCCGAAGCCGGAATGCGATGCACTCTTGAGACATACGCTCCGCAGCTCCTCGTTCCTTTTTCGCATTTACTTTTCTCGTTTGTGCCATGATGATTTAATTGTATATACAACTATATGAAAAAAGCAAGTTCCGGTGGGCATTGTGTCCAAGAACTAGCGTTTTCAAGAGCTGCGTCCAGTTAACAAGAAGGAGAAAATAATCCGGAAGTTTACTCCGCGCTCCTTCTGGTTGTTGAGCGGGGAACAATCAGGATATCGCTATTCGGGATTGTTTGCTGAAGATGATCCTGGATCCGTGCGACAACTCCGCGTAACTCGCCCATTGTCTTATCAGGCGCAAAACCCAGGGTAATCTCAACATGGATGACATTGCCGGACCTGCGTGTGCGCACCGCGATCAATTCATCGTAATCATCGAAGAATTTGGCCAGCGTTTGATTAACGTGTATCTGCATCGGCTCAGCAATAGCGCGGTCCAGCATATCCGGCAACACCTCGCGCAACAGGCTAATGGCTACCACGATCATGAATCCGGAGACCATCACAGCGCCGACACCTTCTGCGATTTGTCCTATCCTCGGGTCTGAGGTATACATGTGAATCGCAACACACGAGACAACCACCATCGAACCCAGAGCCTTGGCAAGCCGCGCGCGAAAGTGAGAGAGCACAATCACAGAAGGCTGATCACGCAATGCGCGCCACAGAGGCAAAAGGGGGTAAGAGTTGATGCCCAGATTCAGACTCACGAAGACGACGGCCAGGGCTGCGAGAAACGGTGAAGATGGTGATTCCGGTTGGCTGACAAACGCGCGCCAGATAATGAAGCCTGCCGCGAATAGGAGCAGAACCGCAACAACTCCTGAAAGGGCACGCTCCAACTTGCCGATACCATAATCGTATTCGCCGGAATATCCGCGATTAGCCCGGCGCAACGTGCGCAGTGAAAAGCAGATAACAATCAGCAATAGCGATCCGCGAACGACTTCTGCGATCATCGCCAGCGAACCGACCAAGATGGCGACAACCAAATAAGGGACGATCAGCAGCATATCGAGCCAGATGACAAGAGCGAGTGCGCGCTCCTGTTTGATCTGGCCTTCAGTTAGCTTCCTTTGTTGGGCTTGATCACTTCGCGCCAAGGTATTCCTTCTTCCTGCAAGCTTATATCATTTGACCGTAGAAAGTTGATCCAGAATGAAGGCATAATTCACGGCCGTGTTTTTTAGCCGATCGTACCGCCCCGATGCGCCACCGTGGCCTCCACTCATGTTGGTGATCAACAGGAGCGGATTCTTGTCTGTTTTCAATGAGCGCATCTTCGCCACATACTTCGCCGGTTCCCAATACATAACCTGACTGTCGTTCAAGGAAGTCTGCACCAGAATCGCTGGATAGTCCTTCGCTGCCAGATTATCGATCGGCGAAAATAGCTTCATGTACTCGTATTGCTCTTTGATCTTTGGATTTCCGAACTCCTCAAAATCTCCTGTAACCAGCGGTATCGATTCATCCAGCATCGTAATGATTGCATCCACATAAGGGACGCGATTGATGACGACTTTAAATAAATCGGGACGCATATTGGTTACTCCACCCATCAACAGTCCTCCGGCGCTGCCCCCTTCGATTGCCAGTTTCTCCTTCGAGGTGTACTTGTTTTCGATTAAATATTCCGCTGCCGTGATGAAATCGTAAAACGTGTTCATCTTGTTCAGCAGACGGCCTGCATCATGCCACTCCTTTCCGAATTCTCCGCCGCCCCGAATGTGAGCGATCGCTTCGGCAAAACCGCGATCGAGAAGGCTCAAGGAGTTTGAAGAGAAGCCCACATCGTATGAGGCCCCATAGGATCCGTAGCCATGCAGCAACAGCGGACCCCTTCCGTCTTTTTTGAAGCCTTTCTTGTACACAATCGAGATCGGGATTCTGGTCCCGTCTTTTGCGCTAGCATACAAGCGCTCCGAAGTATATTGGTCCGGATCATAGCCTCTCAGCACTTCCGTTTGCTTCAACAAAGTCTTCTGCCGCGAATCCATGTTGTAGTCATAAACGGAATCCGGTGTGATGAAGGATTCATAATTGAATCGAAGCAGATTTGTGTTCCATTC
Coding sequences:
- a CDS encoding MarR family transcriptional regulator, which codes for MAQTRKVNAKKERGAAERMSQECIAFRLRLLNRAVTRLYNEAFRSFGITVSQLNILVAVCRMGTAEQQAICRALHLDKSTLSRDVIRMLDRGWLRSLPGKDGRSNCLAATPKGEKLLETTVPAWNQAQEKAKSLLRKKGLLSLEKAVVSLRGSTH
- a CDS encoding cation-efflux pump, which encodes MARSDQAQQRKLTEGQIKQERALALVIWLDMLLIVPYLVVAILVGSLAMIAEVVRGSLLLIVICFSLRTLRRANRGYSGEYDYGIGKLERALSGVVAVLLLFAAGFIIWRAFVSQPESPSSPFLAALAVVFVSLNLGINSYPLLPLWRALRDQPSVIVLSHFRARLAKALGSMVVVSCVAIHMYTSDPRIGQIAEGVGAVMVSGFMIVVAISLLREVLPDMLDRAIAEPMQIHVNQTLAKFFDDYDELIAVRTRRSGNVIHVEITLGFAPDKTMGELRGVVARIQDHLQQTIPNSDILIVPRSTTRRSAE